In Synechococcus sp. A18-25c, a single window of DNA contains:
- the ruvC gene encoding crossover junction endodeoxyribonuclease RuvC, with protein MRILGIDPGLARVGYGVIDTSGGEQTMLDCGIIRTDPGRTEGERMVEIARDLRQLIRVWRPELAAVEKFFFYRSSNTIAVVQARGVVIMTLSRFGLPVVEFPPMQIKQALTGHGHADKDEVLEAVMRELALDSPPRPDDAADALAVALTGWFQR; from the coding sequence TTGCGCATCCTCGGTATCGACCCCGGTCTCGCCCGCGTGGGCTACGGCGTGATCGACACCAGCGGGGGTGAGCAGACCATGCTCGACTGCGGGATCATCCGCACGGACCCCGGCCGAACAGAAGGGGAGCGGATGGTGGAAATTGCAAGGGATCTCCGTCAGCTCATCCGGGTTTGGCGCCCGGAGCTGGCGGCGGTCGAGAAATTCTTTTTCTATCGCTCGAGCAACACCATCGCGGTGGTGCAGGCCCGTGGGGTTGTGATCATGACCCTCAGCCGGTTTGGACTGCCGGTGGTCGAATTCCCTCCGATGCAGATCAAACAGGCCCTCACAGGCCATGGCCATGCCGACAAAGACGAAGTCCTTGAAGCGGTGATGCGTGAACTCGCCTTGGACTCACCCCCACGACCCGATGACGCCGCCGATGCCCTTGCTGTGGCCCTGACCGGTTGGTTCCAGCGATGA